In the Terriglobales bacterium genome, TCGGCGGCGAACCTGAAGCTGCCGGTGCTGTTCCTGGTGGAGGACAATGGCTACGCCATCTCGGTGCCAGTGGAAGTGCAGACCGCGGGCGGGAACATCTCGACGCTGGTCTCCAAGTTTCCGAACTTCTTCTTCGGCGACTGCGACGGCACAGACCCGGTCGCCAGCTACGCGGTGCTCGCGAAGGCGGTGGAGCACATCCGCGCGGGCAAGGGGCCGGCGTTCGTCCACGGCAGCGTGATCCGGCCGTATTCGCACTCGCTCTCGGACGATGAGCGGCTCTACCGGCCGGAGGCGGAGCGCCAGAAAGACGCGGCGCGCGACCCCATCACGCGCATGCAGATGTTCCTCATCCGCGAGAACGTGCTCGACGAGCCCGGCATCAACGCGCTCGAGAAGGAAGTGGACGAGGCGATCCAGGACGCGACGGACCGCGCGCTGGAAGCCGCGCTGCCCGAGTCCGGCTCGTGGAAGCAGCACATCTACTCGGCGGACCTCGACCCGGCGTCGGCAGCGTTCGAGACCAAGCCGGCCACCGAGGGCGGCGACAAGACGATGGCCGACCTCATCAACGCCTGCCTGAAGGACGAGATGCGGCGCGACGCGCGCATCGTGGTGTTTGGCGAGGACGTGGCCGATTGCTCGCGCGAGGAGTACCTCAAGCAGAAGCAGGTGAAAGGGAAGGGCGGGGTCTTCAAGCTGACGGCGGGGCTGCAGGTCGAGTACGGCTGCGACCGCGTGTTCAATTCGCCGCTGGCGGAGGCGAACATCGTGGGGCGCGCGGTCGGCATGGCGACGCGCGGGCTGAAGCCGGTCCCGGAGATCCAGTTCTTCGATTACATCTGGCCGGCGATGCAGCAGCTGCGCAACGAGCTGCCGCTGATCCGCTGGCGCTCGAACGGGAACTTCTCGTCGCCGGCGGTGATCCGCGTGGCCATCGGCGGCTACCTGACCGGCGGCGCCATCTATCACTCGCAGTGCGGCGAAGTGCTGTTCACGCACATCCCGGGGCTGCGCGTGGTGTATCCGTCGAACGCGCTCGACGCCAACGGGCTGCTGCGCACCGCCATCCGGTGCGACGACCCGGTGATGTTCCTGGAGCACAAGCGGCTGTACCGCGAGCCGTTCGGGCGCGCGCCGTATCCGGGGCCGGACTTCATGATCCCGTTCGGCAAGGCACGGGTGTGGAAGGAAGGCACCGACCTGACGGTCATCACCTACGGCGCGGTGGTGCCGCGCGCGCTGCAGGCGGCGCAGAAGATCGAGCGCGAGGAAGGCGTCTCGGTCGAGCTGCTCGACCTGCGGACGCTCAGCCCGTACGACTGGGAGGCGGTCGCGGCGTCGGTCCGCAAGACGAACCGCGTGCTCGTGGCGCACGAAGACGTCCTCAGCTTCGGCTACGGCGCCGAGATTGCGGCGCGCATCGCGGACGAACTGTTCGAGGAGCTGGACGCGCCGGTGAAGCGCGTGGCCGCGGAAGACACCTTCGTCGCCTACCAGCCGACGCTGGAGGACGAGATCCTGCCCCAGGCGGAAGATCTCTATCGCGCGATGAGCGAGCTGGCGCAGTTCTAGGCGACGTCGGCAAGCAACCCATCCACAACATCGTGAAAACACGGGCGTTAGGCCTGTGCTGCATCTCACATCAGTTTGTGCGGGGTGTCATACCGGCGCGTGCACGGCAGAGCGATGCTGGCTATGCGCAGAGATGCGCAAGGAGCCAGCTCATGAGAATCATTGCAGCACTCGTAATCATCCTCGCATTATCCTGCGGCGCGTTCGCAGGCGGGCCACCGGCCACCTACACCAAGAGCTGCCAGAGCTGCCATGGCGCGGACGGGAACCCGTCGACCGCCGGGGCAAAGATGGGAGCGCCGGCGTTCAGTTCCGCCGACGTGCAGAA is a window encoding:
- a CDS encoding dehydrogenase E1 component subunit alpha/beta produces the protein MATTKVEPKSAPKTEPAKAERNWQGLSKRQLTDMYRTMYMSRKLDDREILLKRQQKIFFQISGAGHEALLVAAAAALRPGYDWFYPYYRDRALCLALGMTPYEQLLEAVGAADDPNSGGRQMPSHWGHKKLNIVTQSSPTGTQFLQAVGCAEAGRYFAAHPESAKKAEGDYRQFKDVVCHGDEVVYVSCGEGTTSQGEFWEAMNSAANLKLPVLFLVEDNGYAISVPVEVQTAGGNISTLVSKFPNFFFGDCDGTDPVASYAVLAKAVEHIRAGKGPAFVHGSVIRPYSHSLSDDERLYRPEAERQKDAARDPITRMQMFLIRENVLDEPGINALEKEVDEAIQDATDRALEAALPESGSWKQHIYSADLDPASAAFETKPATEGGDKTMADLINACLKDEMRRDARIVVFGEDVADCSREEYLKQKQVKGKGGVFKLTAGLQVEYGCDRVFNSPLAEANIVGRAVGMATRGLKPVPEIQFFDYIWPAMQQLRNELPLIRWRSNGNFSSPAVIRVAIGGYLTGGAIYHSQCGEVLFTHIPGLRVVYPSNALDANGLLRTAIRCDDPVMFLEHKRLYREPFGRAPYPGPDFMIPFGKARVWKEGTDLTVITYGAVVPRALQAAQKIEREEGVSVELLDLRTLSPYDWEAVAASVRKTNRVLVAHEDVLSFGYGAEIAARIADELFEELDAPVKRVAAEDTFVAYQPTLEDEILPQAEDLYRAMSELAQF
- a CDS encoding cytochrome c; its protein translation is MRIIAALVIILALSCGAFAGGPPATYTKSCQSCHGADGNPSTAGAKMGAPAFSSADVQKMSDDQLAKAILTAEGHAKFPHNYATKGMTPEQAKEIVAFIRTLKK